In Deinococcus maricopensis DSM 21211, the sequence AGACCGCCTGGCCTCAAGGCACCAGCACGCCGGGCTCTTCCCCATCTACAGCTCAGAGCGTCCCTGCACATCGCAGGACCGCTCTGAGCTGTAGATGGGTTCCATGAGCGACGACCCAACGCCCTGGGACATCAGGGCACACTGACACTCAGCCGCTCGGGCATGACACCTGAAAAAGATGAGTGTAAGATCAATGTAAGATTCACAGGATCAAGCTCTGAATCACAGGCTCCCCCACCCCGCCTGAACCAGCGACGCGACGACTCCCGTTCTCCATCCGGGCACCTGGAACGGGCCGAGCCAGTGGTGCGCCCACCGCTTCGCCTCCCACTCCCGCCGGCGCTGCCCTCCCCCCATGGTTCCCAGGGCGCCCACCCCCCACACCAGCTCCCGTCTGGTCAGGAGTCCCCATGCGTCGCCTTCCCCCCCTGCTCTTCACCACCCTCGCGCTGACCCTCGCGGCCTGCAGCCAGCCCACCACCGCCCCCGCCCCGAGCGGCACCACCGCCCTGACCCTCACGGCCCCCTTCGCCACCCTCGGCAAACAGGCCCTCCCCACCGACCCCAGCGGCGCCAGCACCGTCACCGCCATCATCGTCAAGGTCCGGGACGCCCACGGTCAGCTCGTCCACTTCAACGGCCAGAACGTCTACCAGCCGGACGGCGCCCAGGACACCCTCACCCTCACCACCGCCACCCCCACCGCCCAGGTCCTGCTGCCGCGCGGCACGTACACCTTCGAGAACGTCGGCAGAACCAACGTGGAAGGCACCTTCCTCGCGTACGGCACCAACGCCAGCGTGGACATCACCACCACCCCCACCCTCAAACTCGACATCCACGCGCTCGCTGACGCCGCCCAGACGACCTTCGTCGACAAGCTCGGCTGGACCAGCGTCGTCACCCAGGACGTCCTCGACCTCCGCCTCAAGGTCATGAACGCCGAAGGCACCCTGGTGCCCACCACCGACTTCGACGCGCCCACCTACGAAATCGTCGACGCCGACGGCCAACCGCTCAGCGGCGTCGCCAACGTCCTGCCCGGCAGCAGCAAACTCGGCGCGCGCGTGCAGGCCATCGGCACCACCAGCACCAGCGAACTGTTCGTGAAAGCCAGCGTGCAGGCCTGGCAGGCCAACGGCCCGGACACCGCCACGAAATTCACGCTCAGCAAAACCTTCCGCATTCCGTTCGCCAAACTCGGCCTGAGCGCCGACATGCACGCCCCCAAAGTGACGTCCAACAACCTGGGCGACGTCACCGCGAACCAGACGTACACCCTCACCGGCACCGCCACGGACGACAGCGGCAACGTGGCGAGCGTCCGCGTGTACGACGGCGTGGCCCTGATCGGCAGCACCGACAGCACCGAATTCGGCCAGAACGGCGTCGGCGAAATCACCTTCACGGACGGCACCTGGACGCTCCCCTGGACGGCCACGTACACCGGCACGCCCGACATCACCGTCATCGCCGCCGACAAGGCCGGCAACGAAGGCCGCCAGCAGGCGCTGCAGTTCGTCAAGAGCTTCCCCGCCACGAGCTTCTGGCATAACGTGGCCCTGAAAGCGGACGGCACCGTCGCCGCTTGGGGTCACAACGGTTACGGTCAGACAAACGTTCCTGAAGGCCTGACCGATGTCGTGATGACCGCGGCCGGCTGGTACCACAGCCTCGCGCTCAAGCGTGATGGCACAGTCGTTCAGTGGGGGTCCGAAGGCACTCAAAGCGTGCCGGCAAACCTGACGGACGTGGTGTCCATTGCGGGTGGCTATAACTTCAGCCTGGCGCTGAAAGCGGACGGAACCGTTGTCCAGTGGGGCTCCAACCAATACGGCACCCCTCCCGAGGGGCTCACGGACGTCGTGGCGATCGCCGCAGGGGGATACCACGCTCTGGCGCTGAAGAAGGACGGCACGGTCGTTGGCTGGGGGGCCGACTGGAACGGTCAGGTAAGCCCTTCTGCAGGCCTCACGGACGTCGTGGCGATCGCTGCAGGTTATGAGCATAGCGTAGCGATCAAGAAGGACGGCACGGTCGTCGCCTGGGGTAACAACTCTTACGGTCTGGTCGATGGTGCGGCAGGCCTTACAGACGTTGTGGGAATCTCGGCAGGGATCTGGCACACCCTGGCCCTCAAGAAGGACGGCACGGTCGTCGCCTGGGGTAACAACTCTTACGGTCTGGTCGATGGTGCGGCAGGCCTCACGGACGTCGTGGCGATCTCCGCAGGCTACTGGCACAACCTGGCCCTCAAGAAGGACGGCACGATCGTCGCCTGGGGCGATAATCGTTACAGGCAGACCAACGTGCCTGCTGGCCCCTACCTCATTCCCTGAATGGCCCCGAGGAAGCTCGGGCAGACCAGCCTGAAGTAAACCTGCGCCTTCCATACGGAAGGCGCACTTCTCTTGG encodes:
- a CDS encoding RCC1 domain-containing protein, whose product is MRRLPPLLFTTLALTLAACSQPTTAPAPSGTTALTLTAPFATLGKQALPTDPSGASTVTAIIVKVRDAHGQLVHFNGQNVYQPDGAQDTLTLTTATPTAQVLLPRGTYTFENVGRTNVEGTFLAYGTNASVDITTTPTLKLDIHALADAAQTTFVDKLGWTSVVTQDVLDLRLKVMNAEGTLVPTTDFDAPTYEIVDADGQPLSGVANVLPGSSKLGARVQAIGTTSTSELFVKASVQAWQANGPDTATKFTLSKTFRIPFAKLGLSADMHAPKVTSNNLGDVTANQTYTLTGTATDDSGNVASVRVYDGVALIGSTDSTEFGQNGVGEITFTDGTWTLPWTATYTGTPDITVIAADKAGNEGRQQALQFVKSFPATSFWHNVALKADGTVAAWGHNGYGQTNVPEGLTDVVMTAAGWYHSLALKRDGTVVQWGSEGTQSVPANLTDVVSIAGGYNFSLALKADGTVVQWGSNQYGTPPEGLTDVVAIAAGGYHALALKKDGTVVGWGADWNGQVSPSAGLTDVVAIAAGYEHSVAIKKDGTVVAWGNNSYGLVDGAAGLTDVVGISAGIWHTLALKKDGTVVAWGNNSYGLVDGAAGLTDVVAISAGYWHNLALKKDGTIVAWGDNRYRQTNVPAGPYLIP